A section of the Polynucleobacter sp. AP-Jannik-300A-C4 genome encodes:
- the def gene encoding peptide deformylase, with product MALLTVLCYPDPRLLKVAKPVAQVDARIKKIVADMAETMYEAPGVGLAATQVDIHERIVVIDISDNQDELMVFINPELVWASPEKKSWREGCLSVPEYYDEVDRPAVVRVKALDINGKEFEVEADGLLSVCLQHEMDHLQGKVFVEYLSMLKRNRISLKMKKRAKELVGER from the coding sequence ATGGCTTTATTAACTGTCCTTTGCTATCCAGATCCACGCCTACTTAAGGTTGCTAAACCCGTGGCGCAGGTAGATGCACGCATCAAAAAAATTGTGGCCGATATGGCCGAGACAATGTACGAAGCGCCGGGGGTTGGTTTGGCTGCAACACAGGTTGATATTCATGAGCGGATTGTGGTGATTGATATTTCAGATAATCAAGACGAGTTAATGGTATTCATCAATCCAGAATTAGTTTGGGCAAGCCCAGAAAAAAAATCATGGCGCGAAGGATGTCTTTCTGTGCCAGAGTATTACGATGAAGTTGATCGCCCAGCGGTAGTTCGAGTAAAAGCGCTCGACATCAATGGAAAAGAATTTGAAGTAGAGGCAGATGGCTTGTTATCAGTCTGCTTGCAACACGAGATGGATCACTTGCAGGGCAAGGTGTTTGTTGAGTATCTCTCGATGTTGAAGCGCAATCGTATTTCTCTCAAAATGAAAAAGCGCGCAAAAGAATTAGTAGGCGAGCGCTAA
- the fmt gene encoding methionyl-tRNA formyltransferase has protein sequence MKIVFAGTPEFAAQAMRAIEKAGHQIVLALTQPDRRAGRGMHLQASPVKLFAQEKNIPVLQPASLKQSHPDLQKQAAALEAYQYLSGIDFDAMVVVAYGLILPQDVLDIASRNGRYGCFNIHASLLPRWRGAAPIQRAIESGDACTGVSIMQMDAGLDTGDTVLVGDLKIASDETSATLHDRLAKLGAELMVKVLNDLDKDVVIARTPQPSIGITYAEKILKNEAEIDWQLSAVEIDRRIRAFNPFPGSTSSLQGEQFKFWNSCLPKQVQIDPDAKPGQIVGCSADGVYVQCGEGVIEILEMQKPGGKKISASLCIPGGISAPNLMRFEKAANKQGDVNV, from the coding sequence ATGAAAATTGTTTTTGCTGGTACCCCAGAGTTTGCTGCGCAAGCAATGCGTGCAATAGAAAAGGCTGGGCATCAAATTGTTTTAGCGCTTACCCAGCCAGACCGTCGTGCTGGTCGCGGCATGCATCTGCAGGCGAGCCCCGTAAAACTATTTGCGCAAGAAAAAAATATTCCTGTATTGCAACCGGCATCTCTTAAACAGAGTCATCCTGACTTGCAGAAACAAGCGGCAGCGCTTGAAGCATATCAATATTTATCTGGCATTGATTTTGATGCAATGGTAGTGGTTGCATACGGATTAATTCTTCCTCAAGACGTTCTGGACATCGCGTCTCGCAATGGTAGGTATGGCTGCTTTAATATTCACGCATCTTTGTTACCAAGATGGCGCGGCGCAGCCCCAATCCAGCGCGCTATTGAGAGTGGTGACGCCTGCACCGGTGTGAGCATCATGCAAATGGATGCGGGTCTAGATACTGGCGATACCGTTTTGGTGGGTGATTTGAAAATCGCATCTGACGAAACTAGCGCAACACTTCACGATCGGCTTGCTAAGCTGGGTGCTGAGTTGATGGTGAAGGTTCTGAATGATCTAGATAAGGATGTTGTCATTGCAAGAACTCCACAGCCAAGTATCGGCATTACCTATGCAGAAAAAATATTAAAGAACGAGGCAGAAATTGATTGGCAGTTAAGTGCAGTTGAAATTGATCGACGCATTCGAGCTTTCAATCCATTTCCCGGATCGACGAGCAGCCTTCAAGGCGAGCAATTCAAGTTTTGGAACTCTTGTTTGCCCAAGCAAGTGCAAATAGATCCAGATGCCAAGCCTGGACAAATTGTAGGCTGTAGTGCTGATGGCGTGTATGTTCAATGTGGTGAGGGCGTGATTGAGATTTTAGAAATGCAAAAACCAGGCGGGAAAAAGATTTCTGCAAGTCTGTGCATTCCTGGTGGAATAAGTGCACCTAATTTAATGAGGTTTGAAAAGGCGGCAAACAAGCAAGGAGACGTAAATGTTTAA
- a CDS encoding DUF4390 domain-containing protein yields the protein MSQCIKQFTLCVLIALSLFSAVANAEGIKLKSAELERVDNDWLLNATFKIELSPGLEDAVQKGVVLYFQTEFDVTRSRWYWFDEKPAMAQRLTRLSYQPMTQQYRIASEGFTFSAKTIFEALQAVGSIGGWRVIDGSQIDASKSYTAALKMTLDLSRLPKPFQVNALNNRDWNVTSDWVRFPFLPTGPNLIKR from the coding sequence ATGAGCCAATGCATTAAACAATTCACCCTTTGTGTTTTGATAGCGCTGAGTCTATTTTCAGCAGTTGCAAATGCAGAGGGGATCAAGCTTAAATCTGCTGAGCTAGAGCGGGTGGATAACGACTGGCTATTAAATGCTACATTTAAGATTGAATTGAGCCCGGGTCTAGAAGACGCAGTTCAAAAAGGGGTTGTCTTATATTTTCAGACTGAGTTTGATGTAACTCGTTCGCGTTGGTATTGGTTTGATGAAAAGCCTGCGATGGCTCAGCGACTAACACGCTTGTCTTATCAGCCCATGACTCAGCAATATCGCATAGCCTCTGAAGGCTTTACCTTTTCTGCAAAAACTATATTTGAGGCCTTACAGGCAGTAGGGAGCATTGGGGGTTGGCGGGTAATTGATGGCAGCCAAATTGACGCAAGCAAGTCTTACACTGCAGCGCTCAAAATGACTCTAGATTTGAGTAGGCTACCCAAGCCATTCCAGGTAAATGCACTAAACAATCGAGACTGGAATGTCACAAGTGATTGGGTTCGCTTTCCATTTTTACCAACCGGCCCCAACCTGATTAAACGATGA
- the htpX gene encoding zinc metalloprotease HtpX, translating into MFNLAKTAILMAAITALFIVVGGMLGGEEGMLIALLIAIGMNFFSYWFSDTMVLRMTNAQQVDEHSAPQLYAMVKELAEKAGLPMPKVFLIDEDAPNAFATGRNPENAAVAATTGILRVLSPRELRGVMAHELAHVKHRDILISTVAATMAGAISALANLAMFAGGRNSEGRQGNPIAALAVMILAPLAASLIQMSISRAREYEADRGGAEMSSDPESLAQALQKIHAYAQGIPFQAIERHPETAQMMIINPLTAGGLSQLFSTHPPMEERVARLISMSKNGVYPGAE; encoded by the coding sequence ATGTTTAATTTAGCAAAGACCGCGATTTTGATGGCGGCAATTACTGCGCTCTTCATAGTGGTTGGTGGCATGCTTGGTGGTGAAGAGGGGATGTTGATTGCGCTGCTGATCGCAATCGGAATGAACTTTTTTAGCTACTGGTTCTCAGATACGATGGTCCTCAGGATGACAAATGCACAGCAAGTGGATGAGCATTCTGCTCCGCAGCTTTATGCCATGGTTAAAGAGCTGGCTGAAAAGGCTGGACTCCCCATGCCTAAAGTATTTTTAATTGATGAGGATGCGCCCAATGCATTTGCAACCGGTCGCAATCCGGAGAATGCTGCTGTTGCAGCAACCACCGGCATCCTCAGAGTTCTTTCGCCCCGTGAATTGCGCGGTGTAATGGCGCATGAGCTTGCACACGTAAAGCACCGAGATATTTTGATTTCTACTGTCGCAGCAACTATGGCCGGCGCCATTTCTGCGTTGGCAAATTTAGCGATGTTTGCTGGTGGTCGAAATTCAGAGGGTCGGCAAGGCAATCCCATTGCGGCATTGGCGGTAATGATTTTGGCGCCTCTGGCAGCAAGCCTAATTCAAATGAGCATCTCTCGGGCGCGCGAATATGAAGCCGATCGTGGCGGAGCGGAAATGAGCTCTGATCCTGAGTCGCTCGCACAGGCCCTGCAAAAAATTCATGCCTATGCTCAAGGTATCCCATTTCAAGCCATTGAGCGGCATCCTGAGACGGCGCAAATGATGATCATTAACCCTCTTACCGCTGGTGGCCTCTCACAACTTTTTTCTACCCATCCCCCAATGGAGGAGCGGGTAGCTCGATTAATTAGCATGTCTAAAAACGGGGTTTACCCCGGAGCGGAATAA
- the dprA gene encoding DNA-processing protein DprA, which produces MNKPKNSDIIQIHQNSAGYPARLLNLYDPPNSIYIYGDIRLLDLPMVAIVGSRKASQEGIKNAHYFAQALSAKGYLIISGLARGIDGAAHLGALGQKQDRPTIAVCGTGLDIVYPKEHQRLAQAIGSSGLLVSELEPGLGPKAWHFPRRNRIIAALALGILVIEAAERSGSLITAKIGLELGREIFAIPGSIHHPLSRGCHQLLQQGAKLVQSPKDILEELENW; this is translated from the coding sequence ATGAACAAGCCGAAAAATTCAGACATCATCCAAATTCACCAAAACTCCGCTGGCTATCCAGCTCGCCTATTAAATTTATACGATCCTCCCAACTCAATCTATATATATGGTGATATTCGCTTGCTGGATTTGCCGATGGTTGCCATTGTTGGATCCCGCAAGGCCAGCCAAGAGGGAATCAAAAATGCCCACTATTTTGCGCAAGCCCTATCTGCAAAGGGCTATCTCATTATTTCGGGCTTAGCCAGGGGTATTGATGGTGCCGCCCACTTGGGCGCCCTTGGACAGAAGCAGGACCGACCAACCATCGCAGTATGCGGAACGGGGCTGGACATTGTGTACCCCAAAGAGCATCAAAGATTGGCCCAAGCCATTGGTAGCAGCGGCTTACTTGTGTCTGAATTAGAGCCAGGATTGGGGCCAAAAGCCTGGCACTTCCCACGCAGGAACCGCATTATTGCCGCTCTAGCCCTAGGTATCCTGGTAATCGAAGCAGCTGAGCGCTCTGGCTCACTGATTACAGCCAAAATAGGGCTGGAGCTTGGCCGTGAGATCTTTGCAATTCCCGGGTCAATACATCACCCCCTATCAAGGGGCTGTCACCAGCTACTTCAGCAAGGGGCCAAACTCGTCCAATCCCCAAAAGATATCCTGGAAGAGCTAGAAAATTGGTGA
- the rsmB gene encoding 16S rRNA (cytosine(967)-C(5))-methyltransferase RsmB, translated as MTDQKTPRSLPLSEAITISAQAIGEVMAGRSLTEVLDQLDAHERPIVQSLTFDALRKWVRSHEFIKEFIPKTPPVEVEYLLSVAIALFLQSGAEGKGYAAHTIVDQAVKACSEYEPTMYAKGLVNAVLRKVSLAVQAENEKPYPPDPIPMFFPPWWRASLKRNYSKSWQAMLIQQAQRAPLILRVNLKQHTRQEYQELLHQAGIVSEPIDSIAGIPLNSALVLREPVPVSDLPGFYSGAVSVQDAGAQIAAVLLDPKLGERVLDACAAPGGKTAHLLELAQCEMIALELDGQRLGKIGGNLDRLRLQSDDVQVVRGDASKSAWWDGKPFDKILLDAPCSASGIVARHPDIPFLRREADIKALQLRQRAILEQAWKMLKMGGTLLYVTCSVFPEEGEEQAAWFANEHPDALRLSAPGQILPAELNDGFFYALFKKKGP; from the coding sequence TTGACTGATCAAAAAACACCACGCAGTCTTCCTCTATCCGAGGCGATCACTATTTCTGCGCAAGCAATTGGTGAGGTGATGGCGGGTCGATCACTTACAGAAGTTTTGGATCAGCTGGATGCGCACGAACGCCCTATCGTTCAAAGCCTTACATTTGACGCTTTGCGTAAGTGGGTGAGATCTCATGAGTTCATTAAGGAATTCATTCCAAAGACTCCACCAGTAGAAGTAGAGTACTTATTAAGCGTAGCAATCGCCTTGTTCTTACAAAGTGGTGCGGAGGGTAAAGGCTATGCGGCTCATACGATCGTTGATCAGGCAGTAAAGGCTTGCAGTGAATATGAGCCAACAATGTATGCCAAGGGCTTAGTGAATGCTGTACTGCGCAAGGTTAGTCTGGCAGTGCAGGCTGAGAATGAGAAACCTTATCCGCCAGACCCCATTCCTATGTTTTTTCCGCCCTGGTGGCGGGCTAGTTTGAAACGTAACTATTCGAAGTCTTGGCAGGCTATGCTGATTCAGCAGGCCCAACGTGCACCCTTAATTTTGCGGGTGAATCTCAAGCAGCATACGCGTCAGGAATATCAAGAGTTATTGCATCAGGCCGGCATCGTTTCTGAGCCCATTGATAGCATTGCTGGAATCCCATTGAATTCTGCTTTGGTCTTGCGTGAGCCTGTGCCGGTATCCGATTTGCCGGGATTTTATAGTGGCGCTGTTTCTGTTCAAGATGCAGGGGCTCAAATTGCGGCGGTATTGCTTGACCCAAAACTGGGAGAGCGCGTATTGGATGCTTGTGCTGCGCCTGGTGGAAAAACCGCTCACTTATTGGAGTTGGCGCAATGCGAGATGATTGCATTGGAGTTGGATGGTCAGCGTCTTGGAAAAATTGGCGGTAATTTAGATCGCTTGCGATTGCAATCTGACGACGTTCAGGTGGTGCGTGGCGACGCCTCAAAGTCAGCCTGGTGGGATGGTAAGCCGTTTGACAAAATCTTATTGGATGCGCCTTGCTCAGCATCTGGCATTGTTGCAAGACACCCCGATATCCCCTTCTTGCGTCGTGAGGCAGATATTAAAGCGCTACAGTTGAGGCAACGCGCTATTTTGGAGCAAGCGTGGAAGATGCTCAAAATGGGCGGCACGCTTTTGTATGTGACTTGCTCCGTATTTCCGGAAGAGGGCGAGGAGCAGGCCGCTTGGTTTGCGAATGAGCATCCCGATGCGTTACGATTGAGCGCTCCCGGACAAATTTTGCCCGCCGAGCTAAATGATGGTTTTTTCTATGCCTTGTTTAAGAAAAAAGGGCCATGA